TGCCGCGGGGTGCCTGTAGATCTGGCAGAGCGTTATTTAAGTTCAAATTTGGGATATTGAGATGAAGATTACCGAACATATCGCCCAGATTAAGGGCACCCTTTTTTCGTTTGAGATACTGCCGCCGTTGAAGGGCGAGACCATCGACAGCATCTTTGGAGCAATTGATCCGCTGATGGAGTTCGACCCGCCCTTTATCGATGTGACGTACCACCGCGAGGAGTTCGTTTACCGGGACCGCGGGAATGGATTGTTAGAGCGGCGAGTTACGCGAAAAAGGCCAGGAACGGTGGCTATTTGCGCCGCCATTCAGAACAAGTACAACGTGGATGCCGTACCGCATTTGATCTGCGGAGGGTTTAATCAGGAGGAGACCGAAAACGCCTTGATCGATCTGCATTTTTTGGGTATCGATAACGTATTGGTGTTGCGCGGAGATCCGATCAAGACCGAGACCTATTTCAAGGCAGAGGACGGGGGGCACCAGTATGCCACGGAGTTGTTGGCACAGGTGATCGACATGAATCAGGGGAGGTACTTG
The Flavobacteriales bacterium genome window above contains:
- the metF gene encoding methylenetetrahydrofolate reductase [NAD(P)H] — encoded protein: MKITEHIAQIKGTLFSFEILPPLKGETIDSIFGAIDPLMEFDPPFIDVTYHREEFVYRDRGNGLLERRVTRKRPGTVAICAAIQNKYNVDAVPHLICGGFNQEETENALIDLHFLGIDNVLVLRGDPIKTETYFKAEDGGHQYATELLAQVIDMNQGRYLEEELKNAQPTNFCAGVAGYPEKHFEAPNMKNDLKWLKKKVDLGAEFIVTQMFFDNQKYFDFVDQCRAEGIEVPIIPGLKPLATARQLSLLPQRFHIDIPEDLADAALKAKDNAAVREVGIEWAVEQCKELVERGAPVLHFYTMGRPDNIRRIAKEVF